Genomic DNA from Corallococcus macrosporus:
GCAGGTCCACGACGTGGAAGACGCCGTCCTTGCGAGTCACCTTGAGGTGCCGCCCGGAGATGAACCGGTCCTGGAGCACCAGGTCGTTGCCCGCGTCCTTGCCCACCGTGAAGCTGTCGCCGGTGAGCCGGTGCACGGCCTCCGTGCCGCCCTGCTTCACGCGCAGCTGCGCGGGCTGCCAGCGCTGCGCGTCCCGGCCCTGCACGGAGGTGCTGTTGCCGGCCTCCGTGGCCGCGTCCGCGTCGCCGCTGGCGCCGTGCTGGCGGAACACCGCGCGCCACTGGCCCAGCTCGATGTCCGCGCCGTCGGGCAGGTCGCCGCGCTCCACCAGGGCGCCCGCGACCTTCGTGCCCTTGCCGGACAGGTCCTCCACCCGGCACTTCTGGCCGTCCCACAGGAGGGCCACCTGCTGGCGGCTCACCTCCGGATCCGGAATGGCCACGTCGCTGGAGTCGCCCCGGCCGAGCACCACCCGCGCCCGGTCCACCGCCACCCGCAGCACTTCCTCGCCTCGACGGAAGAACACCAGCTCCGGCATCACCACTCTCCCAAGCCCCGGACACCCGGGGCCGCGCGCAGCGCTTTACACGGCGCGTGCGCGGGCATCAACCCGAGGGTGGGGGAGGGACGGAACCGACCCCCGGGGTTCTACCGCTTGGGACCGAAGCGGGGGCTGCTCACCATGCCGCTCAGCCGGCCGCCGCGCCAACCCGGGTTGTCCCGGTCCTGCGGCAGCATGTTCACCGCGAGCGCCAGGGGGCCCAGCCGCTGCTGGAAGGCCTGCTCGAACTTCAGCCGCACGTCGAGCGCCAGCTCGCTGTACTCCAGCCGCCGGCCCAGCTTCACCGTGCCGGTGCCCGCGCCCTCCAGGTCCTCGCTCTTGAGGTTCAAATCCCTCACCGTGCCCAGGCCCTTGTCGAACTGGAGGTCGCCCTTCAGCTCGCCCAGCACTACGCGCGGCAGCTCCATGGGCATCGCGGGGCCGCCGCCCATGGGGATGGCCGCCTTGCCGCCCTTGATGGTGAGCCCCTGGGTGTCCAGCGCCACCGTGCCAGAGGCCTGGGACCAGTCCACCGGCTGGCCGCGAATCAGGGTCCCCGGGGCCTGGAGGGCCAGCTTCGCGTTGAGGGTGCCCTCCATGTCCACGCCCGTGTACTTGGGCAGGTTGCCGCCGCTGGCCTGCACGCCGTCCACGTCCACGTTCAGCGACGTGCCGCTCAGGCCGCCCACGTGCACGTCCACCGTGCCGCCCATGCCCTTGAGCTTCATCACCACGCCGGGCGGGAAGACGGACGGGCGCATCGCCACGCTGTCGAACACGAGCGCTTCACCCAGCTCGTCCGGGCCCAGGCCGCCGGACTCGCCGCGGGCCAGCGCCGCCACGGCCTCCGCGCCCAGCGGCGTGGGCGGCTTGCTCACGCGCACGTGGGTGGCGGTGACGCCGGAGAGGCCGGGACGCAGGCCCTCGATGCGGACCGCGAGCCCGTGGGCCGCGGCCTCCGTGACGAGCCGCGTGCGGACCGCGTCGTAGGGGAACGTGATGAGCAGGCAGAGGACGAACGCCACCACCGCGAAGGCGGTGTAGCCCAGGACGAGCTTCCAGCGGGCGGTCTTGGTTTCAGTGGCCATGGGCTATTGCTTCATCCGGTAGGTGGCGACGGTCGTCCACGCCGTCAGGGTGTCCGTGGCGGGCCGGGGCTCCACGCGCAGGTACTTCACCTTCACGATGCCCGGGCCCGTCTCCACCGTGCGCAGGAAGTCCGTCAGCTTGCGCAGGTCCACGTCCGTGAAGGTCAGCTCCACGGAGCTCTCGATGATCTTCCCGTCCCCCACGCCCACGTCGCCCTTGGGCGTCATGTTGGGGACGGTGAGGCCCGCGGCGGTGGCCTTGTCTTCAATGTAGGTGATGAGCCGCACGTTGCTCTGCGTGAGCTGCTGCTCCACGTTCTGGCGCTCCGCCTGGGCCTCGCCGTAGCTGGTGGCCAGGGCCTGCACCTCCTGCAGCTTCGCCAGCTTGTCCTGCGTGCGCCGGCGGTAGCCGTTCGCGCTGTTGGCGAAGCTGAAGAGGGTGACGAAGAGCACGAACACCAGCACCGCGGAGCCGGCCAGCGCCACGAGCTTGCGCTCGCGGTCGGAGAGCCGCTCGAACCACGTCTGGAGGGGCGCGAAGAGTTCTTTGAGCTTTCCCATGTCAGGTCTCTCCCCCCTGCTTCTCGCCGGGGCACTGCACCTGCACGTCCAGGCGGAAGGTCACCTTCTGCCCGTCGCGAGTCTTCTCCACCTTGCCCTCCTTCACGTCCTTGAAGCAGCGGTGGCCCTTCAAGGCGGCGGAGAGCGTGTCGATCTGCTTGGAGCTGTCCGTCTCCCCCTGGAGCATGATGCGGTCCAGGTCCACCTGGATGCGGTCGAACTTCACCGGCACCTCCGGCGGGACGCGCTGGGTGACCTCCGCCAGCAGGTTCACGGCGGACATCGCGGGCAGCGCCGCGGCGGGGCTCTCCACGCCCTTGAGCATGTTGAGGGCGCGGTCGTAGTTCGTCTCGCAGGTGCCCAGGATGCGCTGGGTCGTCTTGCAGAGCACCGCGTCCACCTCCGCCTCGCGGCGCGACAGCACCGTGTTGCGCACCACCCCGAAGGCGATGAGCAACAGCAGCAGCGTCACCGCGAAGGAGGCCAGGAGGCCGATGCGGTCCTTCACGTAGTCGTAGCCGCCCTTGAAGGCGAACTCGCCCCGGCGCAGGTTGAAGCGCGGCGCCTTGGCCCCGGCCGCGTTGCCGCGCATGGCCAGCGCGTACGCCTGCGCCGCGGACGGCGTCTCCCTGGCGCCAATCATCGCGGCCGCGTCCGCCGGCAGCGCCATCACGCGCACCGGCAGGTTCAGGTCGCGCGACAGCTGCTCGGCCAGGCCCGGCATGCGCGCGGTGCCGCCGCACAGCACCACCGCGGAGACCTGCCGGCGGGTGCGCGCGGCGAAGGCCTTGAAGGACGGGCGCAGCTCACGCAGCACCGGCTGCAGGCCGCGCACGAAGGCGTTCGCGGCGCGCTCGGCGTCCGGCCCCTGCGCGGCGCCCGCCATGGCGCCGTGCGCTTCCTTCCACGCGTGGGCCTCCGGCAGCGTCGTCTGGAACTCCGTGGCCAGCGCGCGCGTCAGGTCGCGCCCGCCGCCCGCGAAGGTGCGCGCGAACTCCACGCCCTTGCCCGGCTGGCCAATGGCCACCGACGTGCGCTCGTGGCCGATGTCCACCACCGCCACCGGGCCGCCCTCGGACGCGCCCTCGAAGAGGCCGGGCATCTGCGTGAAGAGGTTCTGGTACGCGAGCGCCGGGTGGGTGATGACGCGAGGGTCCACCTGGAGGCCGCCCAGGAGCGCGAGCAGCGACTGGAGCTCCTCCTTCTTCACCACGCCCACCAGCAGGTCCGCGGCCTTCTCCTTGCCGCCGGTGTCCTTCTGGCCGACTACCTGGTAGTCGTAGACGACCTCCGAGATGTCGAACGGCAACTGGCTGCCCACTTCAAAGGGCAGCGTCGCCTCCACGCGCTTGGGGTCGGAGAAGGGCAGGCTCACCGCGTGCGTGGTGAGGGACGGGCCGGGCAGGGCGATGACGACCTGATCCACGTGCCCCTGCGGCATCTTCCCGAGCAGCTCCTCCACCGCGGCGCGCAGCGTCTCCGCGCGCTCGCCTTCCTGCGCGCGGCGCACTTCCGCGTAGGCCTGCGTGGTGCTGCTTTTCGCTCCGGAGTTGAGCACCACCCCCTTCACGGAGTGGCTGCCCAGGTCCAGGCCAAGAATGCGGGCCATGCTATTCCTCTCTGTAATACACGAGCTTGCCCAGCCCGTCGTCCAGGCGGATGACGGCGGTGAGCGTCTTCTGGACGCTGCCCGCCTCTCCCACGGACTTGATGGTGAAAGTCTTGCTCTTGTCGCCCAGGTAGCGGTTCTGCTGGACGTTGCCCTTGATGAGCGGGTTGACGGCGATGCCGGCCTGCTCCACGACGCCCACGAAGTCCGCCACCGACATGCCGAAGAAGTTGAACATGCGCGCGGCGCGGATGCGGCTGATGAGCTCGTTGAGGAACACCGGGTCCGTCAGGCGCGGATCCGGCCGGTTGGGGTCCGCGG
This window encodes:
- the gspN gene encoding type II secretion system protein GspN, with product MATETKTARWKLVLGYTAFAVVAFVLCLLITFPYDAVRTRLVTEAAAHGLAVRIEGLRPGLSGVTATHVRVSKPPTPLGAEAVAALARGESGGLGPDELGEALVFDSVAMRPSVFPPGVVMKLKGMGGTVDVHVGGLSGTSLNVDVDGVQASGGNLPKYTGVDMEGTLNAKLALQAPGTLIRGQPVDWSQASGTVALDTQGLTIKGGKAAIPMGGGPAMPMELPRVVLGELKGDLQFDKGLGTVRDLNLKSEDLEGAGTGTVKLGRRLEYSELALDVRLKFEQAFQQRLGPLALAVNMLPQDRDNPGWRGGRLSGMVSSPRFGPKR
- the gspM gene encoding type II secretion system protein GspM, with translation MGKLKELFAPLQTWFERLSDRERKLVALAGSAVLVFVLFVTLFSFANSANGYRRRTQDKLAKLQEVQALATSYGEAQAERQNVEQQLTQSNVRLITYIEDKATAAGLTVPNMTPKGDVGVGDGKIIESSVELTFTDVDLRKLTDFLRTVETGPGIVKVKYLRVEPRPATDTLTAWTTVATYRMKQ
- the pilM gene encoding pilus assembly protein PilM, which produces MARILGLDLGSHSVKGVVLNSGAKSSTTQAYAEVRRAQEGERAETLRAAVEELLGKMPQGHVDQVVIALPGPSLTTHAVSLPFSDPKRVEATLPFEVGSQLPFDISEVVYDYQVVGQKDTGGKEKAADLLVGVVKKEELQSLLALLGGLQVDPRVITHPALAYQNLFTQMPGLFEGASEGGPVAVVDIGHERTSVAIGQPGKGVEFARTFAGGGRDLTRALATEFQTTLPEAHAWKEAHGAMAGAAQGPDAERAANAFVRGLQPVLRELRPSFKAFAARTRRQVSAVVLCGGTARMPGLAEQLSRDLNLPVRVMALPADAAAMIGARETPSAAQAYALAMRGNAAGAKAPRFNLRRGEFAFKGGYDYVKDRIGLLASFAVTLLLLLIAFGVVRNTVLSRREAEVDAVLCKTTQRILGTCETNYDRALNMLKGVESPAAALPAMSAVNLLAEVTQRVPPEVPVKFDRIQVDLDRIMLQGETDSSKQIDTLSAALKGHRCFKDVKEGKVEKTRDGQKVTFRLDVQVQCPGEKQGGET